The Gemmatimonas phototrophica region CGGACAGGCATCCCAGGAGGCTGGCGAGCGCAGGAGGATACTGGCGAGGAACAGCGCGGTGCCGTTCCCGATCACTATGAAGGGAGCATCGACGGATACCGTTGGGGAGTTTACGGCTCAGACGGACTCAGCGTTAGCACTTTCCCGAACGGCGGGCGAAGACATGCGGGGAAGCCCATTGCCCGCCCGGGGCCCCCCGGCGAATCCATTCTTGACAGTCCGAGGTCCACTCCGCATTCTTTGTTCGGTTCCCAAACAAAGATCGCGGCCTCCTCCCGACCGCGAACTCTGCCAGCCTTCCCCTCCCGGCTGGCTCCCGCCTCCGTATCCGTCCCGGAGAGAAGTTCCATGTCCATCCGTCTGTCTGCGCCACGGGTCCTTGGCCTTGCCGCGCTTGTGCTTTCCGCCGCCTGCGAGCGCGATACCAGCTCCCTCGAGCCGGCCCCTTTCCCGAGTACGGCCACCGTCTTCGACGACGCCTTTGCCGCCGGCCTGCAATTTCAGGCGTTCGGTGGCTCGAAGACTGACGCGCTGAGCACGGACGCCACGGTCAAGCGCAGCGGCTCTGCCTCGCTCAAGGCCACGGTGCCCGCCCCCGGGAACGCCAGTGGGGGCTACGCTGGCGGCGCCTTTGTCAGCACGGTCGCCCGTGACCTGACTGGGTACAACGCGCTCACCTTCTGGGTGAAGGCCAGCATTGCCGCCAAGCTCGACGTGGCAGGGCTCGGGAATGACAACACCGGGACGTCGCGCTTCAGTGCGGAGCGCACGCAGATCGATGTGTCGCCCACGTGGACGAAGGTCACACTGCCAATCCCGTTGGCGTCCAAGCTCCCGGCCGAAAAGGGGTTGTTCTTCTTTGCCGAAGGACCGGAGAATGGTGCTGGCTACGACCTCTGGTTCGATGATATCAAGTTTGAAAATCTCACCGATCTCGGTACGCTTTCGCCTGCCATTCCTACGCAGTCCCTGACCCAGGAAGTTGGTGGCGTGATCAACGTGACTGGCGCCACCGTCAAATACTCGACGGGCGGCGGCGAAGCCACGATGGCGGTGTCGGCCAACTATTTCACCTTCGTGTCGTCCGCCCCGACCGTGGCGACGGTGAACGACGTGGGCGCAATTACCGCCGTGGGCGTTGGCACGGCCTCCATTACCGCTCGCCTGGGTGATACCCCGGCCAGTGGGACCATCACGCTGCGGACGGCCACGGCCCCGACGGCGGCCGCCCCCACGCCAACACGTGCGGCGGGCGACGTGATCTCGCTCTTCTCGAACGCCTACACCAACGTTCCCGTGGATACGTGGTCGGCCGGCTTCGACCAGGCCGACGTGGCCGACGTGAACATTGCCGGCAACGCCACCAAGAAGTACACCAACCTGGTGTTCTCGGCCGCCGAGTTCATCAGCACCAAGGTGAATGCCACCGCCATGACACATCTGCACATGGATGTGTACGTGTACGATGCCGCGTCGTTCAAGGTGAAGCTGGTGGACTTCGGCGCCAACAATGCCTTCGGTGGCGGCGATGACTCCGAACATGAACTCACGCTGACGCCGACGACATCGCCCGCTGTAGTGGCCAACGCGTGGAACAGCTTCGACATACCGCTCTCCGCGTTCGCCGGGCTCACCAACCGAGCGCATCTCGCGCAATTGATTCTGCTGGCGTCGAGCCCCACGGTGTATCTCGACAACATCTATTTCTACAAGGTTCCGGCGCCGCCGGCACCGACCGCCCCCGTAACGGCCGCACCTGCCCCGACGCGCTCGGCGAGCAGCGTGATCTCGCTGTTCAGCAACGCGTACACGAACCGCGCGGTGGGCACGTGGTCGGCCGATTGGGATCAGGCCGATGTGGCCGATGTGAAGGTGGGCACCGATGATGTGAAGCGGTACACCAACCTCGTTTTTGCCGGTGTCGAGTTCATTACGCCACAGGTGAATGCCACGGCGCTGACCGGGCTGCACATCGACCTCTGGACTCCCGATGCCACCGTGGCACCGGCGGAGTTCAAGGTGAAGCTGGTGGATATCGGCGCTGACGGAGCGTTTGGTGGCGGCAACGACAAGGAGCACGAGATCTCGATCACGCGCGCCAACACGGCCAGCTTCACCACCGGCACGTGGATCTCGCTCGATCTGCCGTTCTCTTCGTTCACCGGCCTCACCACACGCGGCAACCTCGCCCAGCTGATCATCTCGGGCACGCTGCGCACGGTGTACCTGGACAACGTGTACTTCTACGGCCCCGACGCGCCGCCTCCGACGGTGCCCACGACGGCCGCGCCGACCCCGACCTTTGCGGCCAACAACGTCATTTCCCTGTTCTCGAACGCCTATACCAACAGTGCCGTGAACACGTGGTCGGCGGATTGGGACCAGGCAGACGTGGCGGACATCAAGGTGGCCAACGACGATGTGAAGCGGTACACCAACGTCGTCTTCGCCGGCATTGAGTTTACCTCCACGCAGGTCAACGCCACGGCGTTCACGCACTTCTCCATGGATATCTGGACGCCGAACGCCACCACGGCGGGGAAGGTGTTCCGGGTGAAGCTGGTAGATTTCGGCGCCAACGGCGCATTTGCCGGCGGTGACGATACGGAACACGAAATCACGCTGACCGGCACCAGCACCCCGGCGCTGGGTACTGGCAGCTGGACCCGCCTGAGCATCCCCTTCACGGCTCTCCCGGGGCTGCAGGCGCGGGCCCATCTGGCCCAGCTCATCTTCTCCGGCGATTTGCAGACGTTCTACATCGACAACGTACTTTTCTACCGGTAGCCTCTGGAGACAGCGGGCTCCCCCGCTCCCCAGCCGCGCCATGTCCACCACCGTCCGCTGTGAGGTCGGCGTTCCCTCCGCCGACCTCTCCCGTCCCCGGTCGCTGTCCACGACGATTCTTCGACTCATCTGGGACGAAGAACTGATCTCGCGGGCCGAGATTGCACGCCGTTTGGATGTTTCCCGCTCCACTGTTTCTGAAATCGTGGACGGTCTCATTGAGACCCGGTTGATTGCCGAGGCCGGCGTGGGGGCCTCGAATGGTGGACGACGGCCCATAGTGCTCTCGTTTCAGGACGAAGCCTTCACCTTGATGGGTGTCGATGTTGGCGCGTCGCATGTGTCCGTGGTGGTCACCGATCTCCGCGGACACGTTCGCGCCTGGCAGCGGCGGCCTTTCGATGTGCATGCCGATGCCGATGGAACACGAGCGCTGGTCCAATCGCTGTGCGATGCCTGTCTCTCTTCCATTGACCTTTCGGCCACGCCATTACTGGGGATTGGGATGGCGTTGCCGTCACCGGTGGACCCCCTCCATCCGGAGCGGGTCTCGCGCATAGCCCTGAAGCGCTGGAATGGCGTGCATGGTTTCGAGATGCTGTGCGAGCGGTATAGCGTCCCCCTCCTTATCGATAACGACGCCAATCTCGGCGCCTTGGCGGAGCACTGGTGGGGGGCCGCACGTGGCCTCTCCAATTTCACGTTCATCAAGATTGCCACGGGTATCGGTGCCGGGCATTTCATTGACGGCCGCATTTACCGGGGTGCTGGTGGCGTCGCCGGTGAAATCGGCCACGTGACCGTGGATGTTCACGGGAACCCGTGCGCGTGCGGTAACCGCGGATGTCTCACCACGTACGTGGGACGCCCGGAGATGCTGTCGCACGCGCGTTCTCTGTTGCCGGAGTATCCTGACAGCCTGTTGCAGCGTGGCGAGGTCACCATGTCCTCCCTTGAGGCGGCGGCCAATGCCAGTGATGCCTTGGCGTCGCGGGTGGTACAGGAAGCGGCCGAACATCTCGGGTCGGTGGTCGCCAGCTTGCTCAACCTCATGAATCCGTCGGCGGTGATTCTAGGGGGCAGTCTGTGTCGGCTCCGGGAACGTGTCCTCATTCCCGTCCGCGAAGCGGTGATGCGTCGCACGTTCGTCAGTGCGGTGGCGTCGTCAGAAATACTTACCAGCGCCCTTGGCGATCGCGCCATCGCCATTGGTGCCGCGACCTTGGTCCTTGACGCGGTGCTCTCGGATCCGCGAGCACGTATGCCCGTTCCGTCCTCTCTCTAATCCTCTGTCCAATGCGCCGAACTCTCTTTGCCTCGCTCGTGCTGGCGGTCGCCGGCTGCTCGTCGTCGTCCACGGAAGCCCCTGCCCGCACGCTGGTGTGGTCGGATGAATTCAACGGCCCAGCCGGACAGATTGCGGACGCTTCCAGCTGGTCGTTTGATGTCGGGGAGGACTGGGGCAATGCCCAGTTGGAATACACGACAGACCGTGCCTCGAACGCCTCCCTCGACGGGAGCGGCAACCTGGTCATCACGGCGCGGCGCGAGAGTTTTCGCGGCCGGCAGTTCACCTCGGCGCGGCTCATTACCAAGGGCAAACGGGCGTTTCAGTACGGGCGCATTGAGGGACGCATGAAGCTACCGCGCGGGCGTGGCATGTGGCCCGCGTTCTGGATGCTGGGCGCCGACTTTCCGGTCACCCCGTGGCCAGCGGCCGGTGAGATTGACATCATGGAGTACCGAGGGCAGGAACCGAGCACCGTGGTGGGCAGCCTGCACGGTCCTGGCTATTCCGGCGGCGCTGCACGATCGAGATCGAAGACGCTTACCGCGGCTCGACTGGACAACAGCTTCCACGTGTACGCGGTGGAATGGACGCCCGAAAAGATTGAGCACTTTATCGATGGCGAGTTGTACTTCACCACCACCAAGGCGGATCTCCCGGGCCCGTGGGTGTTCGACAAGCCGTTCTTCCTTCTGCTCAATCTGGCGGTCGGCGGAAACTTCGTGGGTGCCCCCGATGACATCACGACGTTCCCGCAGCAATTGACGGTGGATTGGGTACGCGTGTACGAGGCGACGCCGTGACCAAACAAGGTGCGGCAGGCAAACTGGCCAAGACCGCCATTGCCGCATGGCATGCTCGGCTGGGTAAACGCAGCGGGGTCACGGCGGAATACGCCACGCCCGAGGCAGATCGCGTACCCTTTGCCCAGAAGCTCGCCTATGGCATGGGCGCGTTCGTAAACAACACGCTGGCCGCTGCGATTGGCGGTATGCTGATCATTCTGAATCTCGGGTTCGGGATGAACCCGGCGCTGGTTGGATTGGCCAGCGCCCTTCCGCGCGTCACGGATGCACTGACGGATCCCCTCATGGGATTCATTTCCGACCACACGCGATCGCGGTGGGGACGGCGTCGCCCCTACATCTTCGTGGGGGCCATTCTCTCCGGCGTTTTTTTCGCGGTGTTGTGGATGATGCCGACCGGCAAGTCCGAGATGTTCTATTTCTGGTACTTCCTGATCGGTTCAACGATCTTCTATCTCGGTTACACCATCTTTGCCACGCCGTGGGTGGCTCTCGGCTATGAGCTGACGCCGGATTACAACGAACGCACGCGTCTCATGGGCGTGCAGAACTTCATCGGTCAGCTGGCCTATATCGTATCGCCGTGGTTCCTATGGATCATGACGCACAAGCCGTGGTTCTCCACGCCCGTTGAGGGTGCGCGGTCCCTGGCGCTTGCCATTGGCGCAGTGGCCATCGTGATCGGCATCATGCCAGCCATCTTTCTGCGCGAGCGTTTTGTGGCCGCGCCGATTGCGGCGCCAGTGAACGTGTCGGGAACGACGCGGCCACAGGAAAGCATGTGGGACATTGTCACCCGCAACACCACCCTGTTCTTCAAGGGCTTCGCCACCACCATCAAGTCGGGACCGTTCCGCCGATTGTGCGTCGCCACCTTTTTGGTGTTCAACGGTTTCATCATGATCTCGTCGTTTCAGTCGTACGTGATCATTTATTACGTGTTTGGCGGCAACCAGGAGCGTGGGGCCGAGTACGCGGGGTATGCCGGTACCATCGGCGCCATCTCGACATTCGGGGTCATCTTTCTGGTCACCTGGTTGGCGACTCGTATCGGCAAGCGCAAGGCGTTCTACTTCTCGACGGGCGTTTCCATGGTGGGATACGCGCTGAAGTGGTTCTGCTATGATCCAACCCGTCCGTGGCTGGTCCTGCTGCCGGCGCCGCTCATGGCCTTTGGCCTTGGCGGACTCTTCACCCTCATGGGGTCCATGATCGCCGACGTGGTCGACGTGGATGAACTCGAGACCCATGAGCGCCGCGAGGGGATGTTCGGCTCCATCTTCTGGTGGGTCGTGAAGGTGGGGATGGCGGCTGCGCTGGCGATGGGCGGGTTTCTGCTCAATGCCACCGGGTTTGATGTGGCGCTCGGCAGTCAGCAAACGTCGCAGGCACTCTTTCTGCTCCGCCTGAGTGACGTGCTGGTGCCGTTCATTACCTCCGGCATCGCCATTTGGACCATTGCCGGCTATCCCATTACCGAAGAGAAGGCTCACGACGTGCGACGCGCCCTTGAGGCGCGCCGCACTGCGGCTGGTACTCAGCCGGTGACGAGCCCGTAACCACGAGGGAAGAGTGGCGCCGACGCCTTGTACGTCGGCGCTGCCACCGTGGGCCAGGCAAAGGACAACGTTCCGGTAAAGGGGTGGGCGCCCAACAGCACATCGGCAACCCCCTGCCCTTCGGAGCCTGGCAACCAGGCGGCCACAAAGGCCTGTGACGCAGCCAATTCGGCGTTGACCACCAACGGACGTCCGCCGACAAACACCGTCACCACCGGGATACCCTGCGCGGCAATATGCTGAATGACCGCGAGGTCTTCCGGGTGAAGCTGCGCGAGTTCAATGGTCTTGCCATAGGGCGCCAACGTGTGCGGCTTGACCATGACCTGCGACCCGGGTTCCACCCGTCCCCCGGCGCGAATGTCGCCCATCCCTTCGGCGTAGGGCTTCTCACCGATCACCACAATGGCGACATCATGGTGCGCAGCATTGGCGGAGGCGCCGCTCTCGTCGAGCACTGCCTGTGGGGCCACAGCCTGGATGCCCTCCCAAACGGAGGTGCCGCCTTCAATAGCCTCGTTCGTCGTCTCGCCCTGCCACGCCACGGTAAAGCCGCCGCACTGATGCCCGCGATTGTGTGCGTTCTTCCCGGCCACCAAAATGCGCGCGGACTTCGAGAGCGGCAGCAGCGCCTGTTCATTCTTGAGCAGCACCAGCGACTTTCGCACGGCCTCGCGGGCGACGTCGCGATGCGCGTCGCTCCCGAAGGTTGCCGAGTTGGACCACGGCCGGTCCGCCGGCCGCGCCTTCTCGAAGAGGCCAAAGCGCAGTTT contains the following coding sequences:
- a CDS encoding ROK family transcriptional regulator, coding for MSTTVRCEVGVPSADLSRPRSLSTTILRLIWDEELISRAEIARRLDVSRSTVSEIVDGLIETRLIAEAGVGASNGGRRPIVLSFQDEAFTLMGVDVGASHVSVVVTDLRGHVRAWQRRPFDVHADADGTRALVQSLCDACLSSIDLSATPLLGIGMALPSPVDPLHPERVSRIALKRWNGVHGFEMLCERYSVPLLIDNDANLGALAEHWWGAARGLSNFTFIKIATGIGAGHFIDGRIYRGAGGVAGEIGHVTVDVHGNPCACGNRGCLTTYVGRPEMLSHARSLLPEYPDSLLQRGEVTMSSLEAAANASDALASRVVQEAAEHLGSVVASLLNLMNPSAVILGGSLCRLRERVLIPVREAVMRRTFVSAVASSEILTSALGDRAIAIGAATLVLDAVLSDPRARMPVPSSL
- a CDS encoding glycoside hydrolase family 16 protein, encoding MRRTLFASLVLAVAGCSSSSTEAPARTLVWSDEFNGPAGQIADASSWSFDVGEDWGNAQLEYTTDRASNASLDGSGNLVITARRESFRGRQFTSARLITKGKRAFQYGRIEGRMKLPRGRGMWPAFWMLGADFPVTPWPAAGEIDIMEYRGQEPSTVVGSLHGPGYSGGAARSRSKTLTAARLDNSFHVYAVEWTPEKIEHFIDGELYFTTTKADLPGPWVFDKPFFLLLNLAVGGNFVGAPDDITTFPQQLTVDWVRVYEATP
- a CDS encoding MFS transporter, translating into MGKRSGVTAEYATPEADRVPFAQKLAYGMGAFVNNTLAAAIGGMLIILNLGFGMNPALVGLASALPRVTDALTDPLMGFISDHTRSRWGRRRPYIFVGAILSGVFFAVLWMMPTGKSEMFYFWYFLIGSTIFYLGYTIFATPWVALGYELTPDYNERTRLMGVQNFIGQLAYIVSPWFLWIMTHKPWFSTPVEGARSLALAIGAVAIVIGIMPAIFLRERFVAAPIAAPVNVSGTTRPQESMWDIVTRNTTLFFKGFATTIKSGPFRRLCVATFLVFNGFIMISSFQSYVIIYYVFGGNQERGAEYAGYAGTIGAISTFGVIFLVTWLATRIGKRKAFYFSTGVSMVGYALKWFCYDPTRPWLVLLPAPLMAFGLGGLFTLMGSMIADVVDVDELETHERREGMFGSIFWWVVKVGMAAALAMGGFLLNATGFDVALGSQQTSQALFLLRLSDVLVPFITSGIAIWTIAGYPITEEKAHDVRRALEARRTAAGTQPVTSP